Proteins encoded by one window of Sulfurospirillum barnesii SES-3:
- a CDS encoding O-acetylhomoserine aminocarboxypropyltransferase/cysteine synthase family protein: protein MNQETLALHYGYDKQQFGTMSVPIYQTTAYDFGSAETAANRFALKELGPIYTRLNNPTTDVLEARIAALENGEAAIATASGQAAIFFAIANLAEAGDNILVAKKIYGGATTLLTHTIKRFGITAKVFESDNADDLEALIDDKTKAIFFETLSNPQIAIPNIEKIVAIAQKYNIITVADNTVATPILFQPLNHGIDVSVHSASKYISGQGSAIGGLIVEAKGLNAKLIGNPRYPHFNEPDESYHGLVYADLPFPIFSLRIRLSLIRDIGATIAPFNSWLLIQGLETLSLRVKEHSRNAYKVASFLKSHPKVKKVSYPGLESDPLHVRAKQYFTDAQTSGLLSFEVEDLEFAKHILNSTKIFSVVVNIGDSKSIITHPASTTHQQLSVEELEKAGVKAGLIRLSIGLENADDLIHDLKIALG from the coding sequence ATGAATCAAGAAACACTCGCACTGCATTACGGTTATGATAAACAGCAGTTTGGAACAATGTCTGTACCTATTTACCAAACCACTGCGTATGATTTTGGTTCTGCAGAAACAGCTGCCAATCGTTTTGCCCTCAAAGAGTTGGGACCTATTTATACTCGTTTGAATAACCCCACCACTGATGTCCTAGAAGCACGCATTGCAGCACTTGAAAATGGAGAAGCGGCGATTGCAACCGCAAGTGGGCAAGCGGCGATCTTTTTTGCGATTGCAAACTTAGCAGAAGCTGGCGATAACATCCTCGTTGCGAAGAAAATTTACGGGGGTGCCACCACACTTTTAACCCATACAATTAAACGTTTTGGCATCACCGCAAAAGTCTTTGAGAGTGATAATGCTGATGATTTGGAGGCCTTGATTGATGATAAAACCAAAGCGATTTTCTTTGAAACGCTTTCCAATCCACAAATTGCTATTCCAAATATCGAAAAAATCGTCGCAATCGCTCAAAAATACAACATTATAACCGTTGCGGACAACACCGTAGCAACGCCTATTTTGTTCCAACCGCTCAATCATGGCATTGATGTGAGTGTTCACAGTGCGAGTAAGTACATTTCAGGGCAAGGCAGTGCAATCGGTGGTTTGATTGTGGAAGCCAAAGGACTTAATGCCAAGCTCATTGGCAATCCACGCTACCCACACTTTAATGAACCTGATGAGAGTTACCATGGATTGGTGTATGCGGATTTGCCATTTCCTATCTTTTCACTCAGGATTCGCCTTTCACTCATTCGTGACATCGGAGCAACCATTGCACCGTTTAACTCTTGGTTACTGATTCAAGGACTTGAAACGCTTTCCTTACGTGTCAAAGAGCATTCACGCAATGCCTATAAAGTAGCATCCTTTCTAAAATCGCATCCAAAAGTGAAGAAAGTCTCGTACCCAGGATTAGAAAGTGATCCTTTACATGTAAGAGCAAAACAGTATTTTACTGATGCTCAAACATCAGGACTTTTAAGCTTTGAAGTAGAGGATTTGGAATTTGCAAAACATATTCTAAACAGCACTAAAATTTTCTCAGTAGTCGTCAACATTGGGGACTCAAAATCCATCATTACGCATCCTGCGAGCACTACACATCAACAGCTTTCCGTTGAAGAGTTAGAAAAAGCTGGTGTAAAAGCAGGACTGATTCGCCTTAGCATTGGGCTTGAAAATGCGGATGATTTAATTCATGATTTAAAAATTGCGTTAGGATAA
- a CDS encoding RrF2 family transcriptional regulator: MSLLSTKGMYGLSAMYQLFLSKSDKPLQIKEISSRAEIPQNYLEQLLILLRQAGLVNSVRGAYGGYLLAKSAEDILIKDILIALEGNLLILDSEIKDPVLRLFYEECNTKLQEIFNVPLSEFNTYSERLSQQLNYSI, translated from the coding sequence ATGTCACTGCTTTCAACCAAAGGAATGTATGGCTTAAGTGCCATGTACCAGCTTTTTTTATCGAAAAGCGATAAACCTTTACAAATTAAGGAGATTTCCTCACGTGCGGAGATTCCTCAAAACTACCTTGAACAACTCTTGATTTTATTGCGTCAAGCAGGTCTGGTGAACAGTGTTCGAGGGGCGTATGGTGGCTATTTACTCGCTAAATCAGCAGAAGATATTTTGATTAAAGATATTCTTATCGCATTGGAGGGAAATTTGCTCATCCTTGATAGTGAGATAAAAGACCCTGTCTTACGCCTTTTTTATGAAGAGTGTAATACCAAATTGCAAGAAATTTTCAATGTGCCTTTGTCCGAATTTAACACGTACTCAGAGCGTCTGAGCCAACAACTAAACTACAGTATCTAA